In Mycobacterium sp. 050128, one genomic interval encodes:
- a CDS encoding PPOX class F420-dependent oxidoreductase has protein sequence MAVSFQDVIKSKYLLLTTFTKDGRPKPTAIWGVPDGDKLLVITDDGSWKTKRINNTPRVTLAKSGALGKPKSEEVEGIARVLPKSETQRVYNAVLKRYWYHAPWFYVHSIVRGGIDKVHVGLEIKPGI, from the coding sequence GTGGCCGTGAGCTTTCAGGACGTCATCAAGTCCAAGTACCTGCTGTTGACGACATTCACCAAGGACGGTCGTCCGAAGCCCACGGCGATCTGGGGTGTGCCCGACGGCGACAAGCTTCTCGTCATCACCGACGACGGCTCCTGGAAAACCAAGCGGATCAACAACACGCCGCGTGTGACACTCGCCAAGAGTGGGGCCCTGGGCAAACCCAAGAGCGAAGAGGTCGAGGGGATCGCCCGCGTTCTGCCGAAGTCCGAGACGCAGCGGGTCTACAACGCCGTGCTGAAGCGGTATTGGTATCACGCCCCGTGGTTCTACGTGCACTCGATCGTGCGCGGCGGCATCGACAAGGTCCACGTCGGCCTCGAGATCAAACCCGGGATTTAG